In Marinobacter alexandrii, a single window of DNA contains:
- a CDS encoding DUF4249 family protein, with protein sequence MNKISSIFIAFLFFACSEPYEFEKIDSEVFIFDAKISTIEGNSYVKIQKTKSNVDENALMGLDVKVLSSEGAEFAFIYNSEVGSYLPQSSTFAAEVGVSYMLRATTEDGLIFESAQDTVPAIVDFDVLTKDTTVFEVSSANTIVEKEAIATLAQLNGNTDNVYAVFQYGFKYADFYTLDTSNLFSQDEFTLFNSISTGSNTNNFEIPLGIYKRRNWRFVDYSPECDEQRVFLFECPFPCCSEFERWLVEFYVNLESVSPAVFKYWEGVQRLRSNDGLVFDTYPFQIKGNVSCVNCDFETVGLLRAVFEVQSRKLESL encoded by the coding sequence ATGAATAAGATATCCTCAATCTTTATAGCGTTCCTATTTTTTGCATGTAGTGAGCCATATGAATTTGAAAAAATCGATTCGGAAGTTTTCATTTTCGACGCTAAGATTTCAACAATTGAAGGTAACTCGTATGTTAAGATTCAAAAAACGAAATCGAATGTAGACGAAAATGCTCTCATGGGACTAGATGTGAAAGTGTTGTCCAGTGAAGGAGCGGAATTTGCTTTTATCTATAACTCGGAAGTAGGGTCATATCTGCCGCAGTCAAGCACATTTGCTGCGGAAGTAGGGGTGAGCTATATGCTTCGTGCCACAACCGAAGATGGTCTGATATTTGAATCTGCACAAGATACTGTTCCTGCAATAGTTGATTTTGATGTATTAACAAAAGATACAACGGTTTTTGAAGTCTCATCTGCCAATACAATTGTGGAAAAAGAGGCTATCGCTACTTTAGCTCAATTGAATGGCAATACAGATAATGTGTATGCTGTATTTCAGTACGGATTCAAATATGCAGATTTTTATACACTAGATACCTCAAATTTATTTTCGCAGGATGAGTTTACGTTGTTCAATTCTATAAGCACAGGAAGCAATACGAATAACTTTGAAATACCTCTAGGGATTTATAAAAGAAGAAACTGGAGGTTTGTGGATTATTCGCCTGAATGTGATGAACAGCGTGTTTTTCTTTTTGAATGCCCTTTTCCGTGTTGTAGCGAATTTGAGCGTTGGTTAGTTGAATTCTATGTGAATTTAGAGTCTGTATCTCCTGCGGTATTCAAGTATTGGGAAGGGGTTCAACGCCTAAGGAGTAATGATGGTTTAGTCTTTGATACCTATCCATTTCAGATCAAAGGCAATGTTTCCTGTGTCAATTGTGACTTTGAAACAGTCGGTTTATTAAGAGCAGTTTTTGAAGTACAATCTAGAAAGCTTGAATCACTATGA
- a CDS encoding carboxypeptidase-like regulatory domain-containing protein, whose amino-acid sequence MKRLLTLIVYLTISYSYCQNSISLERYLVHLDSTTEKRFIYQKKSIDTLQVDEKDDADYLNVIRSSIANSGLRLLIHKNKYVFIYPNRLELEKQAILINNPKAFSIADAIRIGSPDNSNNSEDYVLQGLLTDESNNSLAGVNIIVDEKLVTKTDDDGGYSLDLKPGNYELKYSYVGLEAEERLITFYSSGNLDISLFPDSKLLDEVVVEANSFEQSVEKAQVGVQKISLEKLEKLPSFLGNVDVIKSATALPGVTVSGESSSYLNVRGGTNDQTLVLMNNTTIYNPGHLLGFFSVFNGDFISDMTIYKGNIPAKYGMRSSSVLDVKMNKWASKKLNVNGGIGLIDSNLGIKSKFLDDKLDIHVGGRISYVNWILKLIPDADVIRSSAKFGDANFSSRYLLDSKNSLFLTSYYGQDYFKYADRVIYQWQTFNSGLKWSRLLNEEWVLESELLVSSLANSSEGLELNDEFKFENGISELAFKSIVSGDKVEAGIDIANYTINTGEIEPTQANSLVQSKSIDKEELLNIAAHGSYLFTLLNDKLEVNPGVRLNYFMNYGPSEINIYQPNSPYTQNNVIERKVFDSKEATFSKFALEPRLGINYRFKNQILRASYSRINQFLHLISNTALVNPATVWKGSDRYIPPTVIDQYSLGYQYDFKKRDISISIDGFYKDMEDLVDYREGAVLLLNENLEQDVLRGQGKSYGLEFLVSKNKGILSGLVSYTYSRTLATVIDEFQGVEINSGDSYPYYTDRPHSIKASVDYKATKKWTISSNFTFITGAPISAPIAVYETGGIEIPYFSNRNSERIPDYHRFDLVVTLKSRIRKTKKNNDRWVLTLYNLYGRDNVANIYFSGENDVPAQPFQLVNVGRIVPTLTYKFEF is encoded by the coding sequence ATGAAGAGACTACTAACATTAATTGTCTATTTGACAATTTCGTATTCCTATTGTCAAAACTCGATTTCACTAGAGAGATATCTAGTGCATCTAGATTCAACTACTGAAAAAAGATTCATTTATCAAAAAAAATCAATTGATACGCTTCAAGTAGACGAAAAAGATGATGCGGACTACTTGAATGTTATACGATCTTCCATTGCAAATTCTGGCCTCCGTCTCCTTATCCATAAGAATAAATATGTATTCATTTACCCTAACCGATTGGAACTTGAAAAGCAGGCTATCTTAATCAATAATCCGAAGGCCTTTTCAATAGCGGATGCAATTCGTATTGGTAGTCCCGATAATTCCAATAATAGTGAAGATTATGTGCTTCAGGGCTTATTAACAGACGAGTCTAACAATTCGTTAGCGGGAGTTAACATAATCGTTGATGAAAAACTTGTAACTAAGACCGATGATGATGGAGGCTACTCTCTTGATTTAAAACCGGGTAATTATGAATTGAAATATAGTTATGTAGGATTAGAGGCAGAGGAAAGGTTAATTACCTTTTATTCTTCTGGTAATTTGGATATTTCTCTTTTCCCAGATTCAAAACTGCTGGATGAGGTAGTGGTAGAAGCTAATTCTTTCGAACAAAGTGTTGAAAAGGCACAAGTAGGTGTGCAGAAGATTAGTTTGGAAAAATTAGAAAAACTGCCATCCTTTCTAGGCAATGTAGATGTTATAAAAAGTGCGACAGCTCTCCCTGGAGTTACAGTTTCAGGGGAGAGTTCATCTTATTTAAATGTTAGGGGTGGAACTAACGATCAAACATTGGTCCTAATGAACAATACCACAATTTATAACCCAGGGCATCTTCTCGGTTTCTTTTCTGTATTTAATGGTGACTTTATTTCTGATATGACGATCTACAAAGGAAATATTCCTGCAAAATATGGAATGAGATCATCTTCAGTGCTTGATGTGAAAATGAATAAGTGGGCTTCAAAAAAGCTTAATGTAAATGGAGGAATAGGTCTGATTGATTCTAACCTAGGCATAAAAAGTAAATTTTTGGATGATAAACTTGATATTCATGTAGGAGGAAGAATATCGTATGTAAACTGGATATTGAAACTCATTCCTGATGCAGATGTAATAAGGAGTTCTGCAAAATTTGGTGATGCCAACTTTAGTTCTCGGTACCTGCTTGATTCAAAGAATAGCCTGTTTCTAACGAGCTACTATGGTCAAGATTATTTCAAATACGCTGACAGGGTAATCTACCAATGGCAAACTTTCAATAGTGGGTTAAAATGGTCCAGGCTTTTGAATGAAGAATGGGTTTTAGAATCTGAATTATTGGTAAGTTCATTAGCAAATTCTTCCGAAGGGCTTGAGTTGAATGATGAGTTTAAATTTGAAAATGGCATATCTGAACTCGCTTTTAAAAGTATTGTGAGTGGTGATAAGGTGGAAGCAGGAATTGATATTGCGAACTATACGATCAATACCGGTGAGATAGAACCGACACAGGCAAACTCTCTCGTTCAATCAAAGTCAATTGATAAGGAAGAGTTGCTAAATATTGCGGCACATGGTAGCTACTTGTTTACACTATTGAATGATAAGCTTGAGGTAAATCCAGGTGTTAGGCTCAACTATTTTATGAATTATGGACCCTCTGAAATAAACATATATCAACCCAATTCTCCTTATACTCAGAATAATGTCATTGAGAGGAAAGTTTTTGACTCAAAAGAAGCCACCTTTTCAAAGTTTGCATTGGAGCCTAGGTTAGGGATCAATTACCGATTTAAAAATCAAATACTGCGGGCTAGTTATTCTCGAATCAATCAATTCTTACATCTTATTTCCAATACAGCTTTGGTAAACCCAGCAACTGTTTGGAAGGGTAGTGATAGGTATATCCCACCCACGGTTATAGATCAATATTCCCTTGGCTATCAATATGATTTTAAAAAACGAGACATTTCAATTTCTATTGATGGTTTTTATAAGGATATGGAGGATTTGGTAGATTATCGTGAAGGAGCAGTTTTATTACTCAATGAGAATCTGGAGCAAGATGTACTCAGGGGACAAGGGAAGTCATATGGATTAGAATTTTTAGTATCTAAAAACAAGGGAATACTTTCAGGGCTTGTTTCCTACACGTATTCCAGAACGTTAGCTACTGTTATAGATGAATTTCAAGGAGTAGAGATTAACTCAGGGGATAGTTATCCATACTATACAGATAGACCACATAGCATAAAAGCAAGTGTCGACTATAAAGCGACTAAAAAATGGACGATATCTTCCAATTTTACATTCATCACTGGAGCTCCAATCAGTGCCCCGATCGCAGTATATGAGACCGGAGGAATTGAGATTCCTTATTTCTCTAATAGAAACTCCGAAAGAATACCTGACTATCATCGTTTTGATCTAGTAGTAACTCTAAAAAGTAGAATAAGAAAAACGAAAAAAAACAATGATAGATGGGTTTTGACACTTTATAATCTCTACGGTAGAGACAATGTGGCAAACATCTATTTTTCGGGAGAAAATGACGTTCCAGCCCAGCCTTTTCAATTGGTTAATGTAGGTAGAATTGTTCCTACGCTTACATACAAATTCGAATTCTAG
- a CDS encoding DUF4249 family protein has protein sequence MRFLTFLIGWLVFLLSCSEPFEFERGGSLMILDGKVSTEIGKSFIRIYQLNQDGTSTSYRDFDIKVIDTEGQEFSFTTIDTATNEYVSSNFGFTAKEGVGYKVIATQDNGITLESTFDVVKESIDFDFNIGDTTVVETTQSSEPVLRQATSAIASIPFDGNPVFSKMAFEYRYMDLFTLDTVTVKKEDDFVLFSCDDSNNCKDVEDVTAGFTTRFEWFFIKVNRFCDSLAATPLNFVENCDVRSVGCCEYREQWPTIFQLNVESLSPESFEFWEDLERLTKNNGLIFDTYPFPLKGNVTCDGCEGNFFGLLRASSETTKERIVIL, from the coding sequence ATGAGGTTTTTAACTTTTTTAATAGGGTGGTTGGTGTTTTTACTGTCATGCTCAGAGCCATTTGAGTTTGAAAGAGGAGGAAGTTTGATGATTTTAGATGGTAAGGTTTCGACTGAAATTGGCAAATCGTTCATCAGAATTTATCAGCTTAATCAAGATGGAACAAGCACTTCATATCGCGATTTTGATATAAAGGTTATAGATACAGAAGGTCAGGAGTTTTCGTTTACTACTATAGACACAGCGACGAATGAATATGTGTCAAGCAATTTCGGTTTTACAGCAAAGGAAGGAGTAGGGTACAAGGTAATTGCAACACAAGACAATGGAATCACTCTAGAATCGACTTTTGATGTTGTAAAGGAAAGTATTGATTTCGATTTTAATATAGGAGATACTACCGTAGTGGAAACAACTCAATCAAGCGAGCCGGTATTGAGGCAAGCTACTAGCGCAATAGCCAGTATTCCTTTTGATGGAAATCCTGTTTTTTCCAAAATGGCATTCGAGTACCGTTATATGGATTTATTCACATTGGATACAGTCACAGTCAAAAAAGAAGATGATTTTGTGCTTTTTTCTTGCGATGATAGTAATAACTGTAAAGACGTGGAAGATGTAACTGCAGGATTCACTACCCGTTTTGAGTGGTTTTTTATCAAGGTAAATCGTTTTTGTGATAGCTTAGCAGCTACTCCACTAAACTTTGTAGAGAACTGTGATGTGCGATCAGTGGGTTGCTGTGAATATCGAGAACAATGGCCAACTATATTCCAACTCAACGTTGAGTCTTTATCTCCAGAGTCTTTTGAGTTTTGGGAAGATCTGGAGAGACTGACTAAAAATAACGGACTCATCTTCGATACTTATCCCTTTCCATTAAAAGGTAATGTTACATGCGATGGATGCGAAGGAAATTTCTTTGGTTTGCTAAGGGCTTCCTCCGAAACTACGAAAGAGCGCATTGTTATACTCTAA